Genomic DNA from Pseudomonas sp. CCC3.1:
GGCTGCACAAAGTGCTCGACAAAGGTCTGCCATAGCGGCCAGGGCGAGGCGTTGCAACTGTCGGCGCGTGCTGTTACCGGCAACAGCCAGCTCAACAGCAACGCCAACAGCGCGAGCCCTTGCAAGCGGATAGGCACACCCTTCACACGCGTCATCAAAGGCACGAGGGTTTATCCTTTAAGACGTTTGTTGGCACGTGCACGCAACGCCAGGTAAGCCAGGCCACTGAGCAGCACCACGCCCAACCCGGTCAGTACCAGCACCCATAGCACATGACGCGACATCAGCCATTGCAGGTATTTGATGGTGCCCATGCTGCCGACGTAGTAGCTCTCATCCGCCACCAATGGCTCGATGGCTTTACCCCGCACCACCACCAGACTGCCCTGAATGGACTGGGTATAGTCATCACCACCAATCAAGGCATTGGTCACATCAGCCAGGCCTTCAGGTTGGCCGCTGGCGATCACGACCACACTGCGACCGCTCTTGAGCGGCGACTCAAAGCCCGTCAGGTAAGTGCTGCGAGCCCCTCCCGAGAACGCCATGGCCAGTTTGGTTTTACGCAGATTGGCTTCCGGGTCCGGGCTGAACCAGTCACGAACGCGCATTGGCAAATCGGACAAATGAAATTTCTGCTGACCATCTGCATCGTAGGCAGGCAGGCGGTCGGCCCACTGCGTCAGCAACGGCTGATTATTACCAGAACCGAATACCAGCAGGTCCTTGTCTGCGGCGCTTGCCACCTGAGCGGCCTCGATCACCTGCACACCGACTGCCGGGTAACCGGTGGACTGGCCAAAACGGCCAAGCACGGCCAAGAAGGCATCCAGCTCTGCGGTGCCGGGATGGTCCGGCAGTACCACGGCGGTTTCTGACAGGTCAGCCATACGGGTAAACGGGAAACCGGCGTCTTTGAACACGCCCAGGTTCGGCATCGCCATAAAGTGATCGTAGCCGGTCAAATCCAGGGTCGACTCAGGGTCGATTGAGCCGCGCATGTTATCGATGATGATGTCGCGGCATTCACCCTGTTTGATGTAGTCGAACATGTAACGCAGTTGCAGACGTGACTGCAGGGCCACCGAGTTCAGTGGCAGACGCACGTTGATTTCGCGCTCAAGATTGCCATTGTTGGCTTTCAAGGCACTGAGCACGCCGCTGTCGAGTTTGTCTTCGGACGGCAGACTCTGCGACTGAATCAGAGCGTCGTTGAAACTGACAATGAACGACGAGTTGTTGGATTTTTCTTGTGGCGTGTAGCGGTACTTGAGGTCCAGCGGGGCCCCGTCATCACGCCAGGTGAACAGATCCGGCGGGAAGTTCAGTGGCACGGTAATGTCGCCCGGGTTGTAGCCCGACACATTGAATTGCTGTGCAGGCAACAGCTCGCCGAGCTTGACCTTGCGATCAGTCGGCAACCAGTTCGGCGCGTCATAGGGCTTGCGCGGCTGCACGACAGTGAGGCTGTCAATGACCACATTGTTGCCCGACAACGCCTGACTACCCAACACCAGTGCCGTCGCGGCACGCTTGAGTTCAGCACTGTCACGGCCGCTGATCACCAACAGCTTGCCATTCGGGTCGTTAGGGTTAGTGATGATGTTCAAGGTCGGC
This window encodes:
- the bcsB gene encoding cellulose biosynthesis cyclic di-GMP-binding regulatory protein BcsB, translated to MNSKSFAFSNLRDSRRALAGLTCAWLALSGGTAFAETASAPAAPAATPNSYTVTLKQLGRNYPMTLRGVDSTDSVNFNVRADSIVTGAKLNLQYAYSPALLADLSQINVLVNDEVAASLPLPKDKAGQPQQQTIDIPAHLITEFNRLSLQFIGHYTMSCEDPQHSSLWAKISNDTRLNIDVAPLALPNDLSILPLPFFDRRDARPLNLPFVFATSPDNVTLEAAGALSSWFGAMASYRGARFSSSVNQIPAAGNAVVLLSGPGDLQVGGVTLPAAKGPTLNIITNPNDPNGKLLVISGRDSAELKRAATALVLGSQALSGNNVVIDSLTVVQPRKPYDAPNWLPTDRKVKLGELLPAQQFNVSGYNPGDITVPLNFPPDLFTWRDDGAPLDLKYRYTPQEKSNNSSFIVSFNDALIQSQSLPSEDKLDSGVLSALKANNGNLEREINVRLPLNSVALQSRLQLRYMFDYIKQGECRDIIIDNMRGSIDPESTLDLTGYDHFMAMPNLGVFKDAGFPFTRMADLSETAVVLPDHPGTAELDAFLAVLGRFGQSTGYPAVGVQVIEAAQVASAADKDLLVFGSGNNQPLLTQWADRLPAYDADGQQKFHLSDLPMRVRDWFSPDPEANLRKTKLAMAFSGGARSTYLTGFESPLKSGRSVVVIASGQPEGLADVTNALIGGDDYTQSIQGSLVVVRGKAIEPLVADESYYVGSMGTIKYLQWLMSRHVLWVLVLTGLGVVLLSGLAYLALRARANKRLKG